A stretch of the Rhinoderma darwinii isolate aRhiDar2 chromosome 3, aRhiDar2.hap1, whole genome shotgun sequence genome encodes the following:
- the WEE2 gene encoding wee1-like protein kinase 2 codes for MGVAGLTLCKMSHESGVVQKLDFSSGEEEDDGSEENVKDSLRSGEADDNLTWRAHKSPVTPQSKERALSPFQDASPDSDCSPLAKLYAEECPGTPLHYSTWKKLKLCDTPYTPKSLLYKNLPSPGARVPCRGQRLLRFAAGTGAELEDPALVNINPFTPDTYRQMQLNPNGKRKAEQCSTDPPLKYREREISAGFSSKRFVLRETNMLSRYKTEFLEIERIGAGEFGAVYKCIKRLDGCIYAIKRSKKPLAGSTDEQLALREVYAHAVLGHHPHVVRYYSAWAEDDHMIIQNEYCNGGSLQDLIMDNVKSGQLVMEQELKEILLQVSMGLKYIHSSGLVHMDIKPSNIFICRKLTEVGQEDSDGEDEISSASVLYKIGDLGHVTSISNPQVEEGDSRFLANEILQEDYSQLPKADLFALGLTITVAAGASPLPCNDDSWHYIRKGNLPEIPQSLAPALLDLLKMLIHPDPLARPSAAALVKHPVLRRSLGKAAQLQKQLNVEKFKTAMLERELKAAKQAQNCGKDECTDLPSKSDLICKSRKRLVGGRNARSLSFTCGGY; via the exons GTCTGACGTTGTGCAAAATGTCGCATGAATCTGGGGTTGTGCAGAAGCTAGACTTCTCCAGTGGTGAGGAAGAGGACGATGGGAGCGAAGAGAATGTTAAAGATTCTCTGCGTTCAGGAGAAGCTGATGACAACCTGACATGGAGAGCCCATAAGAGCCCCGTCACGCCCCAGAGTAAAGAGCGGGCGCTCTCGCCATTCCAGGACGCCAGCCCTGACAGTGACTGCTCTCCTTTAGCCAAGCTGTATGCTGAGGAATGTCCTGGGACCCCCCTGCATTACAGCACGTGGAAGAAACTGAAACTTTGTGATACTCCGTACACCCCAAAG AGTTTGCTGTACAAGAACCTTCCATCTCCTGGTGCACGGGTGCCCTGTAGGGGGCAGCGACTTCTGAGGTTTGCAGCTGGCACAGGTGCTGAACTAGAGGACCCTGCGCTGgtcaacattaaccctttcacccCTGACACGTATCGACAAATGCAGCTGAACCCAAATGGGAAGAGGAAAGCAGAACAATGCAG cactgATCCACCATTAAAATACAGAGAACGGGAAATTTCTGCCGGATTTTCTTCTAAG AGGTTTGTGCTTCGTGAAACGAACATGTTGTCGCGATATAAGACAGAATTTCTGGAAATTGAGAGAATTGGGGCAGGAGAGTTTGGCGCAGTTTACAAGTGTATAAAGAGACTGGACGGCTGCATCTACGCCATAAAGCGCTCAAAGAAACCGCTAGCGGGATCCACAGACGA GCAGCTGGCATTAAGAGAAGTCTATGCCCATGCTGTGCTGGGCCATCACCCGCATGTCGTGCGATATTACTCTGCCTGGGCAGAAGATGACCACATGATCATCCAGAATGAATATTGCAATG GTGGGAGCCTGCAGGACCTGATCATGGACAATGTGAAGAGCGGGCAGCTGGTGATGGAGCAAGAGCTGAAGGAGATTCTTCTGCAAGTGTCCATGGGGCTGAAGTATATACACAGCTCTGGACTGGTGCACATGGATATCAAGCCAA GTAATATCTTCATCTGTCGGAAGCTGACGGAGGTGGGACAGGAGGACAGTGATGGAGAAGATGAGATTTCCTCCGCCAGCGTCCTGTATAAGATTG GTGACCTTGGTCACGTCACTTCTATCTCAAACCCACAAGTAGAGGAAGGAGACAGCAGGTTCCTGGCCAATGAGATCCTACAGGAG GATTACAGCCAGTTACCTAAGGCCGACCTCTTTGCTCTTGGACTCACGATCACCGTGGCAGCTGGCGCAAGCCCTCTTCCATGCAATGACGACAGCTGGCACTATATCAGAAAGGGCAACTTGCCAGAGATTCCTCAGTCCCTCGCTCCTGCTCTTCTTGACCTGCTTAAG ATGTTGATTCACCCAGATCCCCTAGCCAGACCCTCGGCAGCAGCCCTGGTTAAGCACCCAGTCCTGAGACGATCTCTTGGAAAGGCGGCTCAGCTTCAGAAACAGCTCAACGTAGAAAAGTTTAAGACTGCCATGCTGGAGAG agaactCAAAGCTGCAAAACAGGCTCAAAATTGTGGAAAGGACGAGTGCACGGACCTTCCCTCTAAGTCGGACTTGATCTGCAAAAGCAGGAAGAGACTAGTGGGGGGCAGAAACGCCCGATCATTAAGCTTTACATGTGGCGGCTATTAG
- the SSBP1 gene encoding single-stranded DNA-binding protein, mitochondrial, whose amino-acid sequence MFRRAATQIFRQSVRFQTSESGILERSLNRVQILGRVGQDPVMRQADGKNPVTIFSVATNELWRSGESEVYQTAGDVNQKTTWHRISVFRPGLRDVAYQHIKKGARIYVEGKIDYGEYVDKNNVRRQATSIIADNIIFLSDLRDRS is encoded by the exons ATGTTTCGCCGAGCCGCCACCCAG ATTTTCCGGCAGTCGGTCCGGTTTCAGACCTCGGAGTCCGGGATTTTGGAGAGAT CCCTGAACCGGGTGCAGATATTGGGTAGGGTTGGCCAAGACCCGGTAATGAGACAAGCCGACGGCAAGAACCCAGTGACCATCTTCTCAGTAGCCACAAATGAATTATGGAGGTCGGGGGAGAGTGAGGTGTACCAGACAG CGGGAGACGTCAACCAGAAGACGACCTGGCACAGGATCTCGGTATTCCGCCCTGGTCTCCGGGATGTCGCGTATCAGCACATCAAGAAAGG GGCTCGGATATACGTGGAAGGGAAAATCGACTATGGCGAGTACGTGGATAAGAACAATGTCCGCAGGCAAGCGACAAGCATCATTGCAG ATAACATCATTTTCCTGAGTGACTTGCGTGACCGCTCTTGA